A stretch of the Aphis gossypii isolate Hap1 chromosome 2, ASM2018417v2, whole genome shotgun sequence genome encodes the following:
- the LOC114124711 gene encoding microtubule-associated protein 1B-like, producing the protein MADNYRFAESDSLLCYHGPMLYEAKCLKRRKANDGKAQYFIHYKGWNSKWEEWVDDNRVLAVNTANMNKMASLKEIHSNTKKSGAKRSITIVKEETVRNVVTPPTKAKKRKFSEISSDLNQIVNVPSPTESKPKKRGRPPKIITPKIEETDTTAETEITESAESTEENKTIEKATKEVDAVKEKDSIKKENTTSTEDIVKKEGATKKVNPLKKEDTHKKEGTHKKEDTPKKECIPKKEYIPKKEDTPVKEDTLNIDDTPIDNTPNKDDTSKKEDVPKKVGVTKIIDEVTEESDSTIEVLDTENIEANKDIEPIKVVKNTEEQEKDELEEQEETTKSVDEEIKVPEEVEKVTEELGETKSVEETETIKEVERSEDIEETENIEESELLEGPEDENLETEYLEAEELETEEFEGEELEGEEFEGEELEAEEFEDEELDAYDEAEEFEETEEFEGTDIEEETEIDEDDEVDEETKAYILTIAEAVSKHVGNERTDDTFTVPAPVIKITPVINIPDVIKEKIAIDRSMIMKNNKIVTFTKTLTIDNLVQDFINSLPESELLFNISTTIIQYFNVLIHSRLLYPPEIKIKMREKAIKTLEAYIDTGEEYHFSNNLFPQKMWHLVYGPSYLLRLFVLLPEIVSSNEFLEIDTAGSIEKLEYFMKFIETNIDQYFSNVKYTDNK; encoded by the exons ATGGCAGATAACTACCGATTCGCAGAAA gtgATAGTTTACTATGTTATCATGGACCAATGTTATATGAAGCAAAGTGTTTAAAAAGGAGGAAAGCAAATGATGGTAaagcacaatattttattcattacaaaGGCTGGAACAGTAAATGGGAAGAATGGGTAGACGACAATCGAGTATTGGCTGTCAATACTGCCAATATGAACAAGATGGCATCATTAAAAgaaataca ttcaaatacaaaaaaaagtggaGCAAAACGTTCTATCACTATAGTTAAAGAAGAAACTGTACGGAATGTTGTAACGCCCCCAACAAAAGCAAAAAAACGgaaattttcagaaatttcctctgatttaaatcaaatagtaAATGTTCCATCGCCAACAGAGTCAAAACCAAAAAAACGAG GCCGGCCTCCTAAAATTATTACTCCTAAAATTGAAGAAACTGATACAACTGCAGAAACTGAAATAACAGAATCAGCTGAATCAActgaagaaaataaaactattgaaaaagCAACTAAAGAAGTAGATGCTGTGAAAGAAAAAGACAGTATTAAGAAAGAAAACACCACCTCAACAGAAGACATAGTTAAAAAAGAAGGCGCAACTAAAAAAGTAAACCCTCTTAAGAAAGAAGACACTCATAAGAAAGAAGGCACTCATAAGAAAGAAGATACTCCTAAGAAAGAATGTATTCCTAAAAAAGAATACATTCCTAAAAAAGAAGATACTCCTGTAAAAGAAGACACTCTTAACATAGATGATACTCCTATAGATAACACTCCTAACAAAGATGATACTTCAAAAAAAGAAGACGTTCCTAAAAAGGTTGgagtaactaaaataattgatgaagTAACTGAAGAAAGTGACTCAACTATAGAAGTTTTAGATACTGAAAACATTGAAGCAAACAAAGATATTGAACCTATTAAAGTAGTTAAAAATACTGAAGAACAAGAAAAAGACGAACTAGAAGAACAAGAAGAAACTACTAAATCAGTTGATGAAGAAATTAAAGTACCTGAAGAAGTTGAAAAAGTTACTGAAGAACTTGGAGAAACTAAATCTGTTGAAGAAACTGAAACAATCAAAGAAGTTGAAAGATCTGAAGACATTGAAGAAACTGAAAACATTGAAGAATCAGAATTGCTTGAAGGGCCTGAAGATGAAAATCTTGAAACAGAATATCTTGAAGCTGAAGAACTTGAAACTGAAGAATTTGAAGGTGAAGAACTTGAAGGTGAAGAGTTCGAAGGTGAAGAACTTGAAGCTGAAGAGTTTGAAGATGAAGAACTTGATGCATATGATGAAGCTGAAGAATTTGAAGAAACTGAAGAATTTGAAGGAACTGATATAGAAGAAGAGACTGAAATAGATGAAGATGATGAAGTTGATGAAGAAACTAAAGCTTATATACTAACGATAGCTGAAGCAGTTTCAAAACACGTAGGAAATGAAAGGACCGATGATACATTTACTGTTCCAGCTCcagtgataaaaataacaccAGTAATCAATATACCAGATgtcataaaagaaaaaattgctATTGATCGTTCTATgattatgaaaaacaataaa ATAGTAACATTTACAAAAACACTTACTATTGATAATTTGGTacaagattttataaattcactaCCTGAATC agaattattattcaatattagtaCGACGATCATACAGTATTTCAATGTTCTTATACATTCACGATTATTATATCCACcagagataaaaataaaaatgcgtgaaaag gcaATAAAGACTTTGGAAGCCTATATAGATACTGGTGAAGAATATCATTTTAGTAACAATTTGTTTCCTCAAAAAATGTGGCATTTGGTATATGGACCTTCATATCTACTACGGTTATTTG ttttattacctGAAATTGTATCATCCAATGAATTTTTGGAGATTGATACGGCTGGGTCTATTGAAAagcttgaatattttatgaa atTTATTGAAACCAATattgatcaatatttttcaaatgttaaatatactgACAATAAATGA